The SAR324 cluster bacterium genome has a segment encoding these proteins:
- a CDS encoding sugar ABC transporter permease: MTKQDFRSRDARLGFLLVLPAVVLVILVVILPIISGIQISFTSQRVVGSEYEFIWLKNYFELFEDKQFIASLGKSAIWVLANGFFQTLAALLIALLINQPFRGQNFVRTWIILPWAVPAAVTAILWRWMFDASSGILNTTMKGMDLVQKPVLFLANPDIAGMSLTFVNSWRYIPFLTIIFLASLASVPEEEYEAAKVDGASPWLQFKSITFPNLLPTLTVLGLVGTLWASNVFDIIWMMTRGGPGDATTTVPVLMYDMAFYGYNISKATAGAIIFLFILIIFTFVFIFANRKQFVVASETFQDLSK, translated from the coding sequence ATGACTAAGCAGGATTTTCGCAGCCGTGACGCTAGACTTGGGTTCCTCCTTGTTTTACCTGCTGTAGTTCTTGTCATTCTTGTTGTGATTTTGCCAATCATATCTGGGATTCAAATCAGTTTTACCTCTCAAAGAGTAGTTGGAAGTGAATACGAATTTATTTGGCTAAAAAATTATTTTGAACTTTTTGAGGACAAACAATTTATCGCTTCTCTTGGCAAAAGCGCGATCTGGGTGTTGGCAAATGGTTTTTTCCAAACTTTAGCAGCATTGTTAATCGCATTATTGATCAATCAACCATTCAGGGGGCAAAATTTTGTTCGGACTTGGATCATCCTTCCATGGGCTGTACCTGCAGCGGTGACAGCAATTCTTTGGCGCTGGATGTTTGATGCCTCTTCAGGAATTTTGAACACAACGATGAAGGGAATGGATTTGGTGCAAAAACCCGTGCTTTTTCTGGCTAATCCCGACATTGCTGGAATGAGTCTGACCTTTGTCAATTCTTGGAGATACATACCATTCTTGACGATTATTTTCCTTGCTTCCTTAGCAAGTGTCCCTGAGGAAGAGTACGAAGCAGCCAAAGTTGATGGAGCATCTCCCTGGTTACAATTCAAATCGATTACCTTCCCTAATCTTTTGCCAACACTGACCGTTCTGGGTTTGGTTGGAACCCTTTGGGCTTCAAATGTGTTTGATATTATTTGGATGATGACACGTGGTGGACCAGGGGACGCAACGACGACGGTTCCTGTCTTGATGTATGATATGGCATTTTATGGCTATAACATTTCAAAGGCTACAGCGGGAGCGATCATCTTCTTATTTATCCTTATTATTTTCACCTTTGTTTTCATCTTTGCCAATCGGAAACAGTTCGTTGTTGCGAGTGAAACTTTCCAAGATTTATCAAAATAG